In the Maribacter sp. MJ134 genome, one interval contains:
- the rlmF gene encoding 23S rRNA (adenine(1618)-N(6))-methyltransferase RlmF produces the protein MSLHQEKQIKTRLHTRNKNRTPYDIEALVLAVPELEHHLKKNKLGLPSVDFSSPIAVKLLNRALLSYYYQIGYWEFPDEHLCPPIPGRADYLHYMADVLRESNFGRMPAGNKITCLDVGVGASCIYPIIGVVEYDWNFIGSDIDSKSLMAAKKIRSNNASLKDKIDLRLQKNPNVFFQDILENEEKIDLSICNPPFHASLEEAQKGTRRKVKNLSGKKMSTPELNFSGVESELAYKGGELKFIQNMIWESRRNAENCYWFSTLVSKQSNLKAINSLLKKVAAKEIKEIPMGTGNKTTRIIAWTFLSKEEQKEWKRLRWQ, from the coding sequence ATGTCCTTACACCAAGAAAAGCAGATTAAAACAAGGTTGCACACCCGTAATAAGAATAGAACACCTTATGATATTGAGGCGCTTGTGCTTGCCGTACCCGAATTGGAACATCATCTTAAAAAGAACAAATTGGGCTTACCTTCAGTAGATTTTTCTAGCCCTATAGCAGTAAAACTTTTAAACAGGGCACTACTAAGTTATTACTACCAAATTGGATACTGGGAGTTTCCGGATGAGCACTTGTGCCCGCCCATTCCTGGGAGAGCGGATTACCTTCACTATATGGCAGATGTGCTGCGAGAAAGTAATTTTGGGAGAATGCCCGCTGGAAATAAAATTACTTGTTTGGATGTTGGTGTGGGTGCAAGTTGTATTTATCCCATTATCGGGGTTGTGGAATATGATTGGAATTTCATTGGCTCGGATATTGATTCGAAATCATTAATGGCTGCAAAGAAAATCAGGAGTAACAATGCTTCACTTAAGGATAAAATAGACCTTAGATTGCAAAAAAATCCGAACGTATTTTTTCAGGATATCTTAGAAAATGAGGAAAAAATAGACCTTTCTATTTGTAATCCTCCTTTTCATGCCTCACTAGAGGAAGCTCAGAAAGGCACGCGGAGGAAAGTAAAAAACTTATCGGGGAAGAAAATGAGTACACCAGAGCTTAATTTTTCGGGGGTTGAAAGTGAATTGGCGTATAAAGGTGGTGAACTAAAGTTCATTCAGAATATGATTTGGGAGAGCCGTAGAAATGCGGAAAATTGTTATTGGTTTTCCACTTTGGTATCTAAACAATCCAATCTCAAGGCTATCAACAGTCTATTGAAAAAAGTAGCGGCCAAAGAAATTAAAGAAATACCCATGGGTACCGGAAATAAGACTACTAGAATTATTGCCTGGACTTTTCTTTCTAAAGAGGAACAAAAGGAATGGAAAAGGTTGAGATGGCAATAG
- a CDS encoding EthD family reductase: MKTKVSFIVFALGLLISCQQNKSITTGAIKEGMVKVAIFYPNGENKNFDMQYYAQKHMPMAAGLFGDALVAMEIDKGIVNGNPEEPLPYVAVGYFYFEDMDAFQNAMGPNSATLREDVPNYTNIKPILQISKVQTAR, translated from the coding sequence ATGAAAACAAAAGTGAGCTTTATAGTCTTTGCTCTGGGGCTTTTAATAAGTTGCCAACAAAATAAATCGATTACCACTGGTGCAATAAAAGAGGGTATGGTCAAGGTAGCTATCTTTTACCCAAATGGGGAGAACAAGAACTTTGATATGCAGTACTATGCCCAAAAACATATGCCTATGGCCGCAGGTTTATTCGGAGATGCTTTAGTTGCTATGGAAATTGATAAAGGTATAGTCAATGGTAATCCAGAAGAGCCCTTGCCCTATGTGGCTGTAGGTTATTTTTATTTTGAGGATATGGATGCTTTTCAAAATGCTATGGGACCCAACTCGGCAACCCTCAGGGAAGACGTGCCTAATTATACTAATATCAAACCAATACTTCAAATCAGTAAGGTGCAAACCGCTAGATAG
- a CDS encoding DUF6249 domain-containing protein: MNDFFFGPGIVLMALFVAAGYTIYTFIKASHLERMAKIEKGIDTNAPSNNGRYLELKLGMLMVGIAFGLLLAYLLEKALKIDEIVFYPSFMLLFGGVSLIASFFWAKKLQKNK; the protein is encoded by the coding sequence ATGAATGATTTTTTCTTTGGACCTGGAATCGTCTTAATGGCACTTTTCGTCGCCGCAGGGTACACAATTTATACTTTTATTAAAGCCTCGCATTTAGAACGCATGGCTAAAATAGAAAAAGGAATAGACACAAATGCACCCTCCAATAATGGGAGGTATCTAGAATTGAAATTAGGAATGTTAATGGTAGGTATTGCTTTCGGTTTACTATTGGCATACCTCTTGGAAAAAGCCTTAAAAATTGACGAAATAGTTTTTTATCCGTCTTTTATGCTATTGTTTGGTGGTGTAAGTCTTATCGCATCATTTTTCTGGGCGAAGAAATTACAGAAAAACAAATAG
- a CDS encoding RNA polymerase sigma factor translates to MDAHYINEVLNGNTNAFGYFIRTYQNKAFGVAVSIVKRDEDAKDVVQDSFIIAYSSLPNFRKEAKFSTWFYRIVINTALQFIKREKRKDEVVGEHSITDNEKTNLNNVIAKLEKQELKRLIKRVFEKLPAKEALVLQLYYIDERSIKEIEDITAFTKANIKVLLYRGRTNFYGILKNNKIGKPY, encoded by the coding sequence ATGGATGCCCATTATATCAATGAGGTCTTAAATGGAAATACGAATGCCTTTGGTTATTTCATTAGAACGTATCAGAACAAGGCTTTTGGAGTAGCCGTTTCAATTGTTAAGCGAGATGAAGATGCAAAGGATGTTGTTCAGGATAGTTTCATTATCGCCTATTCTTCCCTACCCAACTTTAGAAAGGAAGCCAAATTTTCAACTTGGTTTTATCGCATTGTAATAAATACGGCATTACAGTTTATAAAACGAGAAAAGCGCAAGGATGAAGTCGTCGGGGAACACTCCATTACCGATAATGAGAAGACCAACTTGAACAATGTTATTGCCAAATTAGAGAAGCAAGAATTAAAAAGACTGATAAAACGTGTTTTTGAAAAGCTACCTGCGAAAGAGGCGTTAGTCTTACAGCTCTATTACATTGACGAACGAAGTATTAAGGAAATTGAAGATATCACAGCTTTTACGAAGGCCAATATAAAGGTTCTCCTATATCGGGGAAGAACAAATTTTTATGGAATACTAAAGAACAACAAAATCGGAAAACCCTATTAA